GGGATGTGAGCTCTTGATCTGAGAGACTCTCAGGCAAGTAGAGGAGTAGAGTCCAGTCCATGCCAGGAGAAAGGTCAGGGCCCTGAGTGAGCGCAGAGGGGACCATCCACCCCAAAAGTGTGTAGAACTCAAGAGTGTCCAGCCCGCCCTCTTGACAGCACTGAGGGACCGGGGCTCTGCCTGCAGTCTGCAGCCTAAGGGCCCCTCGATTCCTCTTCCAGGAGCTCCAGGAAGCAGGCAGGCCTTGGTCTGAGACAGTGTCCTCAGGTCGCAGAGCAGAGGAGACCCAGGCAGTGTCAGCAGTGAAGGTGAAGTGTTCACCCTGAATGTGCACCAAGGGCCCCACCTGCCCCAGCACACATGGGACCCCATAGCACCTGGCCCCGTTCCCCCTACTGTCGCTCATAGAGCCTTGATCTCTGCAGGCTAGCTGCACGCTGAGTAGCCCTCTCACTTCCTCTTTCAGGTTCTCAGGGGACAGGCTGACCAGGAGGACAGGAGCCCCAAGAGGCCCCAGAGCAGCACTGACGAAGACCTGTAAGTCAGCCTTTGTTAGAACCTCCAAGGTTCGGTTCTCAGCTGAAGTCTCTCACacactccctctctccccaggccTGTGGGTCTCCATCGCCCAGCTCCTGCCCACGCTCCTGACTGCTGCCCTGACCAGAGTCATCATGTCTCTCGAGCAGAGGAGTCCGCACTGCAAGCCTGATGAAGACCTTGAAGCCCAAGGAGAGGACTTGGGCCTGATGGGTGCACAGGAACCCACAGGCGAGGAGCAGGAGACTACCTCCTCCTCTGAcagcaaggaggaggaggaggtgtctGCTGCTGGGTCATCAAGTCCTCCCCAGAGTCCTCAGGGAGGCGCTTCCTCCTCCACTTCCGTCTACTACACTTTATGGAGCCAATTCGATGAGGGCTCCAGCAGTCAAGAAGAGGAAGAGCCAAGCCCCTCGGTCGACCCAGCTCAGCTGGAGTTCATGTTCCAAGAAGCACTGAAATTGAAGGTGGCTGAGTTGGTTCATTTCCTGCTCCACAAATATCGAGTCAAGGAGCCGGTCACAAAGGCAGAAATGCTGGAGAGCGTCATCAAAAATTACAAGCACTACTTTCCTGTGATCTTCGGCAAAGCCTCCGAGTTCATGCAGCTGATCTTTGGCACCGATGTGAAGGAGGTGGACCCCGCCGGCCACTCCTACATCCTTGTCACTGCTCTTGGCCTCTCGTGCGATAGCATGCTGGGTGATGGTCATAGCATGCCCAAGGCCGCCCTCCTGATCATTATCCTGGGTGTGATCCTAACCAAAGACAACTGCGCCCCTGAAGAGGTTATCTGGGAAGCGTTGAGTGTGATGGGGGTGTATGTTGGGAAGGAGCACATTTTCTATGGGGAGCCCAGGAAGCTGCTCACCCAAGATTGGGTGCAGGAAAACTACCTGGAGTACCGGCAGGTGCCCGGCAGTGATCCTGCGCGCTACGAGTTCCTGTGGGGTTCCAAGGCCCACACTGAAACCAGCTATGAGAAGGTCATAAATTATTTGGTCATGGTCAATGGAAGAGAGCCCATTTGCTACCCATCCCTTTATGAAGAGGTTTTGGGAGAGGAGCAAGAGGGAGTCTGAGCACCAGCCGCAGCCAGGGCCAAAGTTTGTGGGGTCAGGGCCCCATCCAGCAGCTGCCCTGCCCCGTGTGACATGAGGCCCATTCTTCACTCTGTGTTTGAAGAGAGCAATCAGTGTTCTCAGTGGCAGTGGGTGGAAGTGAGCACACTGTATGTCATCTCTGGGTTCCTTGTCTATTGGGTGATTTGGAGATTTATCCTTGCTCCCTTTTGGAATTGTTCAAATGTTCTTTTAATGGTCAGTTTAATGAACTTCACCATCGAAGTTAATGAATGACAGTAGTCACACATATTGCTGTTTATGTTATTTAGGAGTAAGATTCTTGCTTTTGAGTCACATGGGGAAATCCCTGTTATTTTGTGAATTGGGACAAGATAACATAGCAgggaaattaataattttttttgaaacttgAACTTAGCAGCAAAATAGAGCTCATAAAGAAATAGTGAAATGAAAATGTAGTTAATTCTTGCCTtatacctctttctctctcctgtaaaattaaaagatatacaTGTATACCTGGATTTGCTTGGCTTCTTTGAGCatgtaagagaaataaaaattgaaagaataatttttcCTGTTCACTGGCTCATTTTTTCTTCAAACATGCACTGAGCATCTGTTATTCGGAACACCCCGGGTTAGTAGTAGAGATGCTAGGTAAGCCAGACCCACCCCTTTGCCATAGGGTGGTGAAGTCTAGGGGCTACAATCCTAAAATTAAGGTGGTGCCATGTCCTCTAAGAactagaggaaaataaaacatggatGAGGGTTTGGGGCTCTAGATGACAGCAGTCGAGTGTATATGCCCTGAGCCAGGGCCTTTTGGGCTTTGGGAAACTGCAGTTCCTTCTGGGGGAGGTAATTCTATTGAAGCTGGGTGGTGCCAGAGCCAGATTCTCAGAGGATGAGAGAAAGGCCTGGAATGGACGACTGCTCAGCAGTTCCTTTTGGATAGTGGATGAACAGAGAAGAGTCTCCACCTGGGGCAGGAGTAGAAGGAAATCGTCCCGCGCTCTTGTCTCGGTGCGGTTGAACACAGTACAGGGGCTAGGTGATGGATACCTATCATCTGCAAGGGTTTCCTGCAAGATGAGGGTGAATCTCCCAGAAGGGAAGCCCAGAAGTCATTGGCCAGGTGCTTTTCTGCCTGTCTGGGAGAGCCAGAGTTGATCGTATTTAAAAGGCATTCTAATCAAGTTATCTCAGGTGGGATTTGACCAATTGTGAGCAAAGGCTAGATTTCAAGTGTtaacaaaataagtgaaaacacTGTCTTGGATCAAAAAGCaggtgggagagaggaaaggagttgATCCTCGATTCAAATTCTAGGAGCTTTGAGCTGCATTCAGCTGCGCAAGACTCCAGCACACCCAAATTTTGAAGTACATTCGCTAAGAGGAAATACTTAATTTTATTGACGAAACTTCCTGTTGGGGCTGATTATCCCGTGTCCtactgagctgtatattctctggTAAGTCTTGGAGAACAACAACATTTACGAAATCCCAGAGTGCTAGGGTCTAGGGTCAAATAGTATTAGATATGACAGCCATCCGCCATTCCTTAAACTTCTGACTTAACGCCAGGCCCTGAGCCAGATGCTTCACTTACATTGCACACACTCTAACCGTCCTAGTGGAAGGGCCTCATCATACCTGCTTCACAGATGAAGAACCAGAGGCTCACAGAACTTGGGCATTTCCCAGGATCAGGTGGCTAGTAAGGAACAGAGGTGGAACCGGATCCCTGATCTGAATTCCTCTAGAGCCCGTGCTGTTCCCACTCCCCTGAGCCGGAGGCAGACCTCCTCACTGGCACTTCATTTCTCTTCTCAGCAATGCATCATGTCTCTCAAGCAACAAAAAGAAGGACCCTGAGGCCAAGGTACTAAATGCAGGCCTAAAGAAGGTGACAATGAGCATCAAATACAATTTGGGGATGGCATGCCGGGGGTCCCCTGGGAACTGTCTGCTGGGTGCTGcctgttgagcacctactatgaaaCAGGTTGTAGGAGCGCCTACAGATGCTCATCCACATCTTTGATCCTCTCTTTCCTGGGCACAAGGGACGAATACATAATCAGCACTTCTGTCTGGCATCAGCACGTTCCCGTGTCACAGTGCCCTTCCCCGGTCACTATCATGTTTCCTCCCTTCTGACTCTGCGACCTGACCTACTGCTTGCTCTTCACTGTTGCCTCCCCCTGGAGGCTGGGCAGACCCGCCTGCCCTTCCTGCAACATGGAGCATTCCTAGCCCTTGAAGTAGTCCCCTGGTTCTCGCACGGCTCGCCCTTAGTCCAGTCCCACAGCCGCAACCATTCTGAACGGTGACTTTAGACACTTGGTCCTCCCTCCCTGGGAGAATTCTACTCTGTGTATTCCCAGTGGGCTGTGAGAAGAGTCCAATTTGACCCATAAGCTCCTGGTTGGGTTACAGCCCCCAAGATTGAGAGAGTGTTTTCACAGTCAGTTGCATATTTGTAGTAGGATTTTATTGAGTTTGTTATCTGAAGCTGGGGACAGAACATGCAAACAGACGGATGGTGCTCAGAAATTCCCCTCCTAAGAGGTAGAAGAGGAGCAGCCATTTCATGAAGCTGAATTCTTACAAACCCTGGGCTCCTCCCAGGAGGGGAAAAATGGTTCCATGGCGGACATGCCAGCTGGAGTTTCAAAAGAATAATTAACCAGCCTTTCACTGCTTCCTGTCTGGCATCTGTCCCTAGGAACACGCCGGCTTTCAGCGTGACTAGTGGCACCTGTACAGGTGTTCAGGTAAGAACAGTCATATGGAGGGTAGCAGAGATGATGGGTAAGATTCTGCCCCTGCATCAGATGGAAGGAGGAAATCTTCAGCTTCTCGAGATGATAGATGGTGTTGCAAAGGGAAGTGCAGAAAATGCTATGGAGTGTAGAAGGTGAACTCTCCATGCTGACCTTACAGGATCCTCTTCAAATTAGATGGGTTAATGCAGTGATCCCCACCCTtcctggcaccagggaccggtttctgGAAGACAATGTTTCCATGAgcacggggtgggggtgggcattGTTTCaagatgattcaagcacattacatttattgtgcactttatttctattactattGCATACTCACCATCAtgcaga
The Gorilla gorilla gorilla isolate KB3781 chromosome X, NHGRI_mGorGor1-v2.1_pri, whole genome shotgun sequence genome window above contains:
- the MAGEA9 gene encoding melanoma-associated antigen 9, producing the protein MSLEQRSPHCKPDEDLEAQGEDLGLMGAQEPTGEEQETTSSSDSKEEEEVSAAGSSSPPQSPQGGASSSTSVYYTLWSQFDEGSSSQEEEEPSPSVDPAQLEFMFQEALKLKVAELVHFLLHKYRVKEPVTKAEMLESVIKNYKHYFPVIFGKASEFMQLIFGTDVKEVDPAGHSYILVTALGLSCDSMLGDGHSMPKAALLIIILGVILTKDNCAPEEVIWEALSVMGVYVGKEHIFYGEPRKLLTQDWVQENYLEYRQVPGSDPARYEFLWGSKAHTETSYEKVINYLVMVNGREPICYPSLYEEVLGEEQEGV